Below is a genomic region from Microbulbifer sp. ALW1.
CGACCGTGACAATGCTGCTGGCCGCACACGCTATATACCCAACCCCAAAAATACCGGGCCGGAAGATGGCATCCCGGATTTCATCATCCACAACAACATCACCTACCCGGATTTCAACATCGCCGGCAATGTGTTCGGCATGTGGAACAATGAATACGGGGATCTCGACTGGTATGGTATTGACGGTGACACTGTCCGCTTGAGAACCCCGGCATCGGCACTCTCACAAGGCTGGATGGCGACCGATGGCAGCGGGTTTGACCCCAATGCCTATAACTTCGCACGCAGTCCGTTCGAGCGATTGAACGGCTACAGCCGCGTGACCTATGAAATTACCGACCGCACCCGATTGTCGGCGGACCTGATGTATTCCAACACCAAGTCCTACGACGAAATTGACCCGGACTTTATCTGGGGCACCTGGGTAACACAGGAAGGCCTTGAAGCCAGCGGTATCGCGGTACCCAATTCCGTGCAGCAACTTCTAACCGACTACGAAGACAACTGGCTGCAAATCCCCTACACCTTTGCGAGTGCCGGCCCTCGCTGGCACACGAACGACCGCGAGTACCTCGCGCTAAGCGCCACTCTGGAGGGCGAATTCGATAACGGCTGGTACTGGGATACCTATATCAACAGTGGTTACACCGATACCCAACTCACCCAGGGCAACAACCTCCGCTACGACCGCATCGACACCAGCACCTTTACCCTGATCGGCCCCTGTGCTGTAGCGGGTAATTGCCCGGAATTTTCTCCATTTACACAGGCCTCCCAGGCGGTCAATGACTATGTCATGACCAACCACGACACCAACACTCAAGTTGTGCAACACGCCTTCGCCGCAAACATAACCGGCGATCTGTTCGCATTGCCTGCCGGAATGGTGAAATTCGGCACGGGCTTTGAGTCCCGATACGAAAACCTCGACTACCAGCCTTCGGAACTGTGGCAGTCTGGTCTGCTCAGCTCGCAACAAACCCCCATCGACGACAAGAGTCGCACCGTTCACGAGGTGTACAGCGAACTGCTGGTACCGCTGCTAGCAGATCTCCCTCTTATGGAGTCACTGGAGTTTGAAACCGCCGTGCGCGCCGCCGAGTACTCCACCGAAGCGGCCAACTTTACCAGTTGGAAAGCCGGCCTGAACTGGGCGCTGAATGACAGCGTACGATTCCGCAGCGTCTACTCCCTCGCTGTGCGTGCACCACAGTTAGGGGAAATGTTCCTGGGTACCAGCATCGGCTATTCCGATCTGACGGACCCCTGTGATGCCGATCAAATCGATGGTGGTCCGGATGACGGGCGGCGCAAAACAAACTGCACAGCGCTCGGCATCCAGGAAAACTGGGATTCCAACCTGAAAGGACAGCGCGGCAAGGTAGTCTCCGAAGGTAACGATGCACTGCGTGAAGAAGATGCCACTACCTTTACCGCAGGGTTCGTGTTCACGCCCTCCTTCGCTGAGGACCTGAAATTTTCCATCGACTACTACGATATCGACCTCACCGATATGATCGTACGCTTCGGGGCCAGTAACACGCTTGCCTTATGTGTCGATTCCGAGAGCATCAACAATGACTTCTGTACCCAGGTAACCCGACTGGCGAACGGTGATGTAGAGTCGGTGCGCGACACCTTCATCAATGCTGACGGCGCGCGTCGCACCGGTATCGATATTGAAGCCGACTACCGCTTCAACCTGGAAGATACCCTGGGTCTACCCGGTGATCTGCATTTCAACCTGGTAGCCAACCGCCAGCTGGAAAGCTCCTACACCTCGACCAACAACCTCACTGGTGAGCTGGAAACAACGGACTACGTTGGCGAATTTGGCACTCCCGAGTGGAAAGCCGATTTCACGACTACGTATTACGTCGATGACCTGTCCCTGCGCCTCACCAGCAAGTACACCCAGGGCGGCCCGATTGATCTGGACGGTCGCAGTGAACGTTACGAAAGCAGCGTCGTCGAAGACTCCCTGTACTTCAACCTCTGGTCCGGTTACCAGGTAACAAAGTCCACCCAGCTCTACCTGGGCTTGAACAACGTCACCAATGAAACCTGGACGGATCATCCCTACACCTCCTACGGATCCGCGAACTATTCCTTGCTTGGTCGCTACCTATACGCAGGTGCCAGCATCAAGTTCTGAACCCGGGAAATCACAGGAAAAATCAAATCACCTTCAAGAGTCGACTCCTAGTCACCCTGTACTCACAGGACCTTGCCCCAAAGGGGATTGTCGGAGAATGTTGTACCTCTCTGCTTACGGCGCCGCTCTGCGGCGCTTTTTTTTGGGCAGCAAACTCCGATACCGATTTATTTCAATGCCTTTATTCAAGACAAAAAAATCCCGGCTTGTGGCCGGGATTTTCATTTGCCTTACGGGTAGCAAGGTCAGGTCTAGAAATCGTAGCGAGCAACCAGGCTGAAGTAGCGTGCGCGGCTTCGCATTTCTGTCAGACCATAATCCGGGTTGGTGATCAGACCATTGGTACCCTGAACCGAGCGGATTTCATTCACATCCAGCGCGGCATCGTCGTTCAGAGCGTTGTAGATGGTGCCCTTCAACAGCAGGTCACCATCCAGCAGCGGCATGCGATAGGCCAGTGACAAATCCAACTGTTTGCTCCAGGGCAAGTTGCCGGCGGAGCCACGCGGTGCGGGATTGCCATTCTCGTCGTAGAAAGAGACCTCACCGTAGTACTGGCTAATACAGTCGCTCCAGGGGCTACCCTCGGCACAGCTGTCTACACCCACCGGATGGATACTGAAGTAGTTTTGCGGACGTCCGGATACCACCGAAGTAACAAAACCAAAGGTCAGGTCATCAGTCAGGTCGTAATAGCCATTCAACTTGAAGGCGTGGCGGTGATCGTTGGGCAAATCACCATAACTGTGGTCCATCAAGTCGGCATAGTCGTAAGAAGTTGTCCAACCCGGATCCGCCTGATTGTTGTCCGTACGTACCAGGCCCTCAGTGTTGCCGTAGCTGTGGGACCAGGTGTAGGAAGCATCCAGGAACAGGCGCTCGGTATACTGACCGCGGAGAGACGTTTCCAGCGCGAGATAGCGACGAGAAGCCTTCGGTAATGCCAGTTCCTCAGCGGAAAGGTTCACACTATCCAGCTGACCATCACCGTCAAAGTCGTAACGGATGTTGACATCCTCACCCGGGTTTAACAGTACGTAATAGCTGCTCTGCCCAACGTTGTCTTCAATCCCATTCGCTTCCAGGTAATTGCTGAGCACCGGGCCGATATCGGCATCTTCTACCGAACGTTTGAGATCCCGGTAAACGCCGCGAACACCCAGCACCATGCCATCCAGCACCAGGGTTTCCATGCCCAAGGTAAATTCGTCGGCATACATACCCTCGAGGTTTCCACTGGCGATCAGCTCCGGCTCTACGATACCCTGCTGGCGTACCCAGCTATGCAGCAGATCACCGCGGCTGGGAGAGCCATCTTCGTTCAGCAACACCCGGCCATTATCATCTGTCGCACCCGGTGCATAGTAATCGAACGTTTCGCGGGAATAGGATCCCTGGGTGATATTCATGTTGGCAGATACCGGCTGGTAGTAACGACCAAAAGTCGCAAACGCCTTGCTATTGCCATCCCCATTGAAATCCCAGATCGCCTGAATACGCGGAGAGATTCCGTCGTTTTCTACAAACGCTTCACCGCCGGTAACGGTATTTTCAAATTGCTCATAACGGGCACCGAGATTCAGGGTGAATTCATCGGTTACCGACCAGGAATCCTGCAGATACAGCGCCGTCGCGGTTACCGCGGAATCAGTACCACGCACGCGAATTCGGCGCTGGACCAGATCCGTGCCCTCGGCCTGAAGAGATGGATCGTTTACCGTCGCCAGACGTTGTTGCCACCAACCACGCGCGTCGCCCTCCCCGTTCTGGTTTTCCTGATAGAACACATCCACACTGCTGTAATCCACCCCGACTTTGATCGCGTGATCCAGCAGGTCGTAGCTCAGATCGAGCCTTACCTGATCGCGTACGTAGTCTTCATCGTAAATGGTCGAGTCACTGTGATTACTAAAGCTGACACAGGTTGCGCGACAGTCGTACACGGAAGGCAGGTTGTTGAGCGCGGAATTGTAAATCGTTTCCTGGGTACGCCCAGCGGTGACATCGAGTATCAGGTCGTCGCTGAGGCGTCCGTTATAGTGTGCGCCGTATACCTGCCCACCTTCACGGCTTTTCGTGCGCCCCAGGCCGCTGCCAACCTGATTTTCTTCCGGGTCGTAGGCGAAGCTGTGGTATTCCCCGTTTTCCTCGTTATTGATCGCGGTAAAATCGATCGCGTGGTCATCATTGATGAACCAGTCCAGCTTCACCAACCAGCGATCTTCCTCCCGGGTACGATCGTAATAGCTTGAGCCGCTCGCCCAGGTGTCGTCTGTTTTACGTGGGCTATACAGGGCATAGAAAAAGGCCTTGTCCTGCACGATGGGGCCGCTGGCCCACACTTGCGCCTCCTGGAAGTCCATAGCGCTTTGGCGCGTATTGATCGAGTACTCACCGGCTGCGTTGGTTACGGAGTCATGCTGGCTACGGAGTGAATCCGGATCCATACGCAGCTGCGAACCAAAATTGAATTCATTGTTACCGGATCTGGATACGGCATTGATGATCCCGCCCAATGCACCACCGAATTCCGGGTCGATTGCCCCGGTCTTCACCTGTGTCTGGCTGATTGCCTCCCATGGCAATGCAATAGAGCCGAGACCGGTTTTGATGTTGGAAACATTCAAACCATTCAGGTAGTAGCCGTTTTCCGCAGACGAGGCGCCGCCGAAGCTGGAAGCCCCGTTGAAGCTGCTACCACCGGGTATTACCACACCCGGAGCCAGCTGCGCCATCGCCTCGAAGCCAGTATTCACCGGCAACAATTCCAGCTTTTCCTGGGTGATTACTACACCTGCTGTGGAAGAACCGGTATCGACAGGCCGCTGCATGCTCCCGGTTACTTCCACCACTTCTAGAACCTCGCCAGGTACTGCGAGCGTGCCATCAAAGACAACCGCCTGCCCTACCCGCACCAATACCTCTGGCACATTCGCGCTGCCATAGCCCTCTTTTTCGAAACTCAGGGAATATTCACCGACCGGCAAATTGCGGAGGCTGTATTCCCCCTTTGCGTTACTGGTCACGGTTCGCGTAACTCCCTTGCCCGTATGGGTAACCGTAATCTCTGCGCCCACAAGTGCTTCACCGGTGGAACTGACTATCTGCCCCTTCAGCGTACCACCGGAAGTATCAGCGGCCAGCACACTGGCACTCGCCAGCGTAGCGCTGACAGCCAGGGCTAATAGCTTCTTCTTGATTTCCATGATCTCTAAACCCTCTTTCCTAAGTTTGTTTATAGGTTTCGTTATCTGTTTTGTACGAGGTCTGCGCCAAATATTTTTGCACGCAATATCAACTAAAACATATTGTGTGTACAATGACAACAAATGAGAGACGCCCGAACAGTGAATAAAAAACAGCAAGAGGTGAGCGATGACGTCTATTTCAACAACAATAAATACACAGACAGAAACCCCGCAGAATCGAGGCTATTTCCCGTCGAGTTTCTATGTCGCGAATGTGATGGAAATCTTTGAGCGGTTGGCGTGGTACGGGTTCTTTACCCTCTCATCGCTCTATATGACAAACAGTGTGAGCCAGGGCGGACTCGGACTCAGTGACGCGGAGCGTGGGACCATTCAGGGCGTGATTCCCTTTTTGCTGTATCTGCTCCCGGTATTCACCGGTGCCCTCGGAGATCGCTTCGGCTACAAACACATGTTTTTCCTGGCCTTCTCGATCATGACGCCGGGTTACTACCTTCTCGGTCAAGTCTCCGGATTCTGGCCGTTTTTTGCCGTTCTGTTGTTTGTTGCCATCGGCGCAGCGATATTCAAACCACTCGTGGTGGCTACGGTCAGCCGGAGCACAAACGACGGTAACCGCGCCCTCGGGTTTGGTATTTTCTACACCATGATCAACGTGGGCGGTTTTGTCGGGCCGATCGTTGCGGGCCTGGTGAAGGGGATCAGCTGGGACTGGGTGTTCTCAGTCGCCGCCTGCTGGATTGCGGTGAACTTCCTGCTATTGCTGTTTTATCGCGAACCCCGCATCGCTGACTCCATGCCGGCATCCCAGTCGCGATCACGATCAGATCAGAGCGTATTCAGTGATATTGCCCAGGTACTGAAGAATCGTCGTTTTGTGGTGTATCTGCTGCTGATGTCCGGATTCTGGGCCTGCTATAACCAATTGTTCCTGACCCTACCCCTGTACCTTCGGGATTTTGTCGATACGGCGCCACTATTGGCCTGGGTTGAATCCTTCAGCCCATCCGTCGCCGGCGCCATCAGCGAAGGAAGCCAGGGACAAATCAGCCCGGAATTTATTACCGCATTCAACTTCGGCAGCATTCTGATACTACAAATCGGTATCAGCCAGCTCAGCAAACGGTTTGCATCACTACAGGTTCTGATATCCGGAACCTGTGTAATGGCCGCCAGCTTCTTATGGATGGGATTCGGCCCCGCCATCGGCGGCGCCGGCATCGTGCTCGCGGTCATTGCCTTCTCGGTAGGTGAAATGCTGACCTCACCAAAAAGCCAGGAGTATGTGGCTGAATCCATGCCTTCTGCGCAGGCAGCCCTGTTCATGGGCTACTACTTCCTATCCATGGCACTGGGCTTTCTGGCAGCCGGCTTACTGTCCGGTTGGGGCTATGGC
It encodes:
- a CDS encoding TonB-dependent siderophore receptor; this encodes MQTSKKLLALTIAAAAGHGGLAQAQTQDNALGDASLEEVIVTGSRIQRSTFDSPSPTSVIDKESIKMTGELNLNEVLSTMPQFGAGYDSTSGSYSFGNSGLNALDMRDMGVIRTLSLVNGHRPVQITTDSNTMVTEIGMIPSELVERVEVLTGGASAVYGADAVAGVVNFILKDNYEGVSIRSQLGTSEEGGGETGGLTFTFGENFADNRGNVAFSLDYFEQKPLLFRDRDNAAGRTRYIPNPKNTGPEDGIPDFIIHNNITYPDFNIAGNVFGMWNNEYGDLDWYGIDGDTVRLRTPASALSQGWMATDGSGFDPNAYNFARSPFERLNGYSRVTYEITDRTRLSADLMYSNTKSYDEIDPDFIWGTWVTQEGLEASGIAVPNSVQQLLTDYEDNWLQIPYTFASAGPRWHTNDREYLALSATLEGEFDNGWYWDTYINSGYTDTQLTQGNNLRYDRIDTSTFTLIGPCAVAGNCPEFSPFTQASQAVNDYVMTNHDTNTQVVQHAFAANITGDLFALPAGMVKFGTGFESRYENLDYQPSELWQSGLLSSQQTPIDDKSRTVHEVYSELLVPLLADLPLMESLEFETAVRAAEYSTEAANFTSWKAGLNWALNDSVRFRSVYSLAVRAPQLGEMFLGTSIGYSDLTDPCDADQIDGGPDDGRRKTNCTALGIQENWDSNLKGQRGKVVSEGNDALREEDATTFTAGFVFTPSFAEDLKFSIDYYDIDLTDMIVRFGASNTLALCVDSESINNDFCTQVTRLANGDVESVRDTFINADGARRTGIDIEADYRFNLEDTLGLPGDLHFNLVANRQLESSYTSTNNLTGELETTDYVGEFGTPEWKADFTTTYYVDDLSLRLTSKYTQGGPIDLDGRSERYESSVVEDSLYFNLWSGYQVTKSTQLYLGLNNVTNETWTDHPYTSYGSANYSLLGRYLYAGASIKF
- a CDS encoding TonB-dependent receptor is translated as MEIKKKLLALAVSATLASASVLAADTSGGTLKGQIVSSTGEALVGAEITVTHTGKGVTRTVTSNAKGEYSLRNLPVGEYSLSFEKEGYGSANVPEVLVRVGQAVVFDGTLAVPGEVLEVVEVTGSMQRPVDTGSSTAGVVITQEKLELLPVNTGFEAMAQLAPGVVIPGGSSFNGASSFGGASSAENGYYLNGLNVSNIKTGLGSIALPWEAISQTQVKTGAIDPEFGGALGGIINAVSRSGNNEFNFGSQLRMDPDSLRSQHDSVTNAAGEYSINTRQSAMDFQEAQVWASGPIVQDKAFFYALYSPRKTDDTWASGSSYYDRTREEDRWLVKLDWFINDDHAIDFTAINNEENGEYHSFAYDPEENQVGSGLGRTKSREGGQVYGAHYNGRLSDDLILDVTAGRTQETIYNSALNNLPSVYDCRATCVSFSNHSDSTIYDEDYVRDQVRLDLSYDLLDHAIKVGVDYSSVDVFYQENQNGEGDARGWWQQRLATVNDPSLQAEGTDLVQRRIRVRGTDSAVTATALYLQDSWSVTDEFTLNLGARYEQFENTVTGGEAFVENDGISPRIQAIWDFNGDGNSKAFATFGRYYQPVSANMNITQGSYSRETFDYYAPGATDDNGRVLLNEDGSPSRGDLLHSWVRQQGIVEPELIASGNLEGMYADEFTLGMETLVLDGMVLGVRGVYRDLKRSVEDADIGPVLSNYLEANGIEDNVGQSSYYVLLNPGEDVNIRYDFDGDGQLDSVNLSAEELALPKASRRYLALETSLRGQYTERLFLDASYTWSHSYGNTEGLVRTDNNQADPGWTTSYDYADLMDHSYGDLPNDHRHAFKLNGYYDLTDDLTFGFVTSVVSGRPQNYFSIHPVGVDSCAEGSPWSDCISQYYGEVSFYDENGNPAPRGSAGNLPWSKQLDLSLAYRMPLLDGDLLLKGTIYNALNDDAALDVNEIRSVQGTNGLITNPDYGLTEMRSRARYFSLVARYDF
- a CDS encoding MFS transporter, coding for MTSISTTINTQTETPQNRGYFPSSFYVANVMEIFERLAWYGFFTLSSLYMTNSVSQGGLGLSDAERGTIQGVIPFLLYLLPVFTGALGDRFGYKHMFFLAFSIMTPGYYLLGQVSGFWPFFAVLLFVAIGAAIFKPLVVATVSRSTNDGNRALGFGIFYTMINVGGFVGPIVAGLVKGISWDWVFSVAACWIAVNFLLLLFYREPRIADSMPASQSRSRSDQSVFSDIAQVLKNRRFVVYLLLMSGFWACYNQLFLTLPLYLRDFVDTAPLLAWVESFSPSVAGAISEGSQGQISPEFITAFNFGSILILQIGISQLSKRFASLQVLISGTCVMAASFLWMGFGPAIGGAGIVLAVIAFSVGEMLTSPKSQEYVAESMPSAQAALFMGYYFLSMALGFLAAGLLSGWGYGYVAKTLGRPDWMWGGFAALSVCCACALLWYHRRLPKIT